DNA from Fusarium musae strain F31 chromosome 7, whole genome shotgun sequence:
TGAAATCATGACTGCTTATCttgtaatatacttattcaACTCTTCTCATCGGGCGTCAAGCATGGCCATGGCGCTCTGTCCGAAACGGGATGATAATAAAAGGGGAACGGGCTGAAACAGGGATGCATTTCGGCTCATGTTCAAAACCCGAGGACATGGATGACAGGGCAGCGCACGTCACTCCTTAGTGTTGGAAATGCTGTAGTACCAACCACCAACTTGAAGTTGGCCGTGTTATGCACGACAGAAACTGCATGAGCGCTAACAGGTTCTGTGGTTATCGAAGTGTTCGAGAACGCTCCAAGGGACATCATCGGTTCTTCCGATGGCAGGTTTTATGGCACTTGAATATCCGCCGCGTAAACGCCTCGTACCTGAGCCACTCCGCTTTCACTTCAAACTTATGCTGATAGGGGCCGTATTCCGAAATCTGACCCTGTCCGTCGGTATTAGCTCGACCTTTTTAGATGGGCGCCTCCGGCCGAAATGCCTTTTACGCTCGATATATCCGACCTTTGAGCCGTTTCCTCAGAATTTGTACAGGGAATGAACATGTTTGCGACTCACATGCTAGTAAAAGGCTAGCTTTGCTGGGTCTTCGGCAGTTGATTTCGCTGCAATACCTGGCTCACCAAAGACCAAGACACTATTGTTTGACACTGAACCCGTGCACACCAACGATGTTACTCTATCCATGGCGCCTTCCATGTCAACAGAAAAATCTCTGTTCACGATTTATTCCTTCTTTTGGAattccttctctttcggCCGGACCGGGTGCGAAGCCACGCCTAGCAAACGTTGCGTGTACTGTATCTCCGACAGTTCAACGTTGCTTGCTGAcgggagaaaaaaaaaatagtcaAAACTTTCAGGGTGTCATGATCGACATCGACTCCCGCGGGTACAACATCCGTCGCATTTCCACAAGGGGAGAGCAAAATTTTGATATGATTAGAAATTCTCGACATGGTACATCCATGTATTGACAACAACTATCAACCCCTGAATGTTAACTCCGTTTGGGCACAGAATCAGTTGACTATATCGTGAGTGTTTTGATATACTGGCCTAATGTGAATACAagttatagatatatatagctagtgGAGGAAGCTCGGTCAGTGGCAATTCCGAAGCACTTACTCTGTAACAGTTCTAGTTTCCATATACATCCGAAGCTATCATGACTCGTCGTAGTTCCAATGGGTGTGAGAAATATGTTGCCCCGGGGAGGTAAGAGAACCTCTGACGTTAAGCTCGCTGGTCTAAATGTCCATCgagatatactaaacttgCCTAAGTCTTCTCGTTACTTAGGAAGTTAGGGTATATGGCCCAAGTTTTCTTACCTCCCCTATGTTAAGTAGGCATATCAGCTGTGTCCGGAATATAAGTCGGCAACGATCTTTATTAGCAGTGCAGTGTCTTTTTGAGACATCGAATTACATGATGGGTCTGCTTCCTACCAGTTGTAATGGAAGGGACAAGAGACCATCACTCACTTCATATCAAAGCCGTGATTCCGTAGTGATAGCAGCAACAGAGGCTGAAATGCAGAGACAATTAGTTGGTCTTCCTTGATATATGATAGTCATTATCTGTCATGTTCGAACCCGAATGCAAGATCCTAGGTTGCTCCAATGCTACGCATGATCCAAATCCACATTACGACCTCATCCAGAGTCACATATGGCATCATGGaaagtcatcatcttccagtcCTCCAACCCGTTTCTCACCGACCTCGCGAATCTTTTCTCCCAATATCGTCCTTCCATATCTCTCTGCCACTCTACCAGCAGCCTCCATCATGCGGCCTGTACGATCCCGCATGAGCTGTACCATCTCCAGCGCCCGCATGCCTCGCTCTTCACCTTCACGACACTCAACCGCCAGGAGTTGCAGAAGAGTCTTGTCGATATCGAGTTCAAGACGTGAGAGCTGCGAGCGTAGTGTGTGGCTGCCTGATGTAGCCTCCATGAGATCTCGGAGCTGAGCTGCCTTCACATTATGAAGCATGAACTGCTGCTCGAGCTTGCGAGTTTCTGAAgaaccatcatcttcatcgtccttatcttcatcgccatcggccATTTCAAGATCCTCAGATCCTTCCCGAGCTTTACGCTTTGAGGTTTTAGGTGCCGATGCTATAGGGATGGAGAAATCGAACTCAGACAGAAGTGGACGAGGGAAATAGGGGTACTGATCACCACCCTTGAGAATGATGCAGTGGAACTTGTTATCGGCCACTGCAATTGGGAAGTAGGACTCGTTCTTGCGACCAGATGCTAGACGTTCCATCAATTTTGTGTCCAAAAGGGGCACCCATGATGCTCTTGAAGGCTGTCGCCAGTGAAGAAGTGTAAGCAGAGTGCCTGTTGAGTCGTAGATACAGGGGTCCTAGATCATGGTCAGTCTGGTACCTTCTAATCAGTCCTATCTATAGAGAAAACTTACACCATTGTCCGAGAAGAAGACGCTCTTCAGTGTAGCGCCCTCGGGTAGTGCTACTGTATCCTCATTCTGGCAAATCTCGTCTCTCTTGACATTCTCAATGGTGTACAGAAGGCGAGTGTTACCATCCGCGCCCATGGGTCCATTGCCCATAGTCAATACGTAATCCCTCCAGCTTGCACATGTCACTATTGGTGTGCTCTTGGGTCGATATACGCGATATGGCATGCCGAATAGGGTGTATACTCGGACGTAGTTGGCGCTAGTTGTGACTGTAATAAAAGACTCACTCAAGGACATGGCCGTCACAGCTTCGTCCTTGGGTAATTCGATGCGCCAGTCATGTCGTTGCGTCCATGTCTCGTGTGGTCGATAGAATATGACTGCAGGGGCATCATCCTTAGGTGGACATGAGAAGAGTGTGCCATGCTCGGCCAAGCAGGCCTTATCGTAGAGGAAGGTATCGCTAAAGTGAAAGTCTCGATGGAGTTCGTGATCGTAAAACTCAACTGTGACAGTGTGATGTGAGTCCTGATCGACTGTCCAGACGAAACCAATCAGGTTCAGACAAAGGTATTTGCGGTTCCCTCGCCAGGGAGTCGCTCCTGGCTGAAATGTTTCATGGTATTGCGGCTCAAGCATATGGCGACGCTTATTTGAGGTACCATAGACATCATCACCGTCCCGAGCTCGTTTCTGGCCTTGCCCAACAGTGTACCCGGCACCGTCATCGTCCTCCAcgaaatcatcatcaccatatCCATCTCCGCCTTCGAGAAATGAGTCGAGACTTCCAAGTGACTCCCTTCGGGGTCTCGTTGGCAGACCTTGTTGCTTCTGACCGTTGACTGGAGGCGGTCTTCGGTTCGCAGATAACTCGGCAAGGGGGTCGTGGATGAAGGGGGCAGGTTGTGTGGCCAGTTTCAACAGGGGCGAGAACTGGTCTGTCAGGAAGTCTGGGTAGATGTAGACTTCACCATCGGTAGTTGTGAAGGACGCAATGTTCTTGGTAGGGTGCCACGCAATGTCAATGACATTAGAGTAGTCGTATCTTGCAATGACAGACTGTGTCTTGGTTTCCCAGACGATCACCTTTCCGTCTTTGCTCGCTGACGCCAATAAGGCACCATTGGGCGACCAGGCTATGGCAGTAATATCAGCCAAATGTCCATTGGCGAAAGTTCTTTGCTTCTCCCAATCATTCTTAGAGATGATCTGGATGTCTTTAACGGGTGTCGGTACGGCAAATGCTCTCCCATCTGGATGCCATGCAACACGTGTTGACGTCTCGCTATCTCCGTCGATAGCACCAATGATACCATCCACCTTTCGAATCAGCTCTGGCTCTTCAGCTGTAAGAGAATATACGTAAACGATTCCATCGGTTCCAGAAAGCGCAACCAATCGCCCTTGAGGATCGAAGCTAACATTTCGTACAGCGCGGGCATGCTCTCGAAGGTGCTTGACCTGTGTGATGTCCATTGTGTTTACAATCTTGACACTCAACTCATCACTTGCCACAGCGCACCATTGACGATCACTAGACAATGCAACATCGCGAATTGGCAGGACAGTTCGAGTAAGGAAGCGCTCAAAGGTATGTGTCTCGAGGGAGTATAAACTGACGGTGCCGTCCTCGGATCCAACGACAAAGAACTCATCACCAGCGGCAACAGCCATGTTCTGTTCTTGACAGTCGTCGATATTGATCGGTTCTCCATCAGATCCTGTTTTGTAGAGACGAATCGTGTTGTTGGAGCCGACTGTGACGAGACGAGTTCCATCGGGAGTGTAGGCGCACCGGGTAGTTCCTTGTGTATGGGCGGGCCGAGGCCGTGGTTTTGGGGCAATTGTCGATTCCATGATCGTCGATGTGATGTTTTTCTAGTTGGTCAAATCAACGAGCAATGGAATAATTGCTATGATAGAAAAAGGGCGATCGATGATGGGTGATGGATGGTTGGTGTAGAAGTGGGACAGGCGTTTCTCGGGAGACGCGTCTGAGCGCGTCGCAATTAAAGTCGCGGAAAGACCCCGCGCCGTTACAGGGGATAGCTCCACTAAAATTCAACTCCCACCTAAATCTAAGATCTCCAACTCTTTTGTGGTTGCCTACTAACCTAACCTAGATCAAGAGATAATATCACAAGTTATAgacgacaagctcaacatctAGCACGGGGACTCATATTGTGTCTCAACACCAGAACCTGCTGCTATAACACGTATTTATCCTGGTCATCGAAATGCAGTCTGCAGACCGTGATCACTTCTTCGAGACAGAGTATGTACAACTGCATCTCCTATTACAAAGCTATAACCAACCAAACCTACAGTGCTGTTCAAGCCTCGCGGCAAcgcaaggctgccaaggcaaGCAACAAGAATGGCGACCCCGTAATTATGAAGTCCAAGATTCTTGCAGCCGTCCCAGACCCTGCTGCACCTCTCACTTCCGTGTTCATTGCTGAGTCTGCTGGAGCGGTTCGCCGAATCAACCTCGAGGTATGTCTGGATACTCTCAAGAAACTACATCTACTAACCACTTATAGACCTCGGAGACAAAAACGACTTACCGTGGGCCAAAAGCCCCTGTAACTTGTCTCGCGACAGGAGGTCAAGAAAACAAGACGGTCTTTGCAGGTTCGTGGGACAAGGATATCTGGTCATGGGACATTGAGACCGCCAAACCTGGCCGCAAGTTCAGCGGCCATACCGACTTTGTAAAGACCATTGTCTGTGCTACCGTCTCAGGCAAGCACATTCTCATCAGTGGAGGTGCCGACAAGAAGATTTTCGTCTGGGACGTAGAGTCAGGCAAACGACTGCATACCCTGCAAGATCCCACGACGACAATGCTTGCCGTCCAGCACCTCGCCATCGATCCTGTACTCAGCGATACTACCGCTGTCGTATTTGCCAGCGCAGGCAGCGACCCGCACATCCGACGGTGGAAGGTCACACTGGACAGTTACGAGCAGCTGCCCGAATCTTTCTCCGACCGCCCCGATGCTGAGCGACTTACCATCCAGGAACACGAGACCAGCATTTACCGACTTGTCTTTGACCAAATGAGTGAGGATGCAGATCTCTGGACTGCCAGTGCTGACGGAACTGCAAAATGCTTGGCGCGTTCAAGGAACTTTGTCGGTGATGACACGCTCACACACGGGGACTATGTACGAGGTGTTCTCGTAACAGACCAATGGGTCATCACGGCAGGCCGCGATGAGAATGTCAAGGTCTGGGATCGCTCATCTGGTAaactgtactgtacattGGTTGGCCACTACGAAGAAGTCACCGACCTCGTTCTGCTCCAGGACATAGACGGTACCCCTCGCAAGGTTTGCAGTGTTAGTATCGACGGTACTGTCCGCACATGGCCGCTCGGAAAGTCCGAGCTCGACGAGGTCGTTGTCAAAATCCAGAAGGCTGCAGAACccaaaaaggaagaagaggagaagggtgGCAATGTGATGACggccgaggaagaagctgagctcGCAGAACTCATGGACGACTAGACCACCTCAGCAAAATAGCAACACTGACATGACTTTCCCCCCTTTGAAAATGGTTGGGCTCTGACCGTCTTTCTCACGGTCTTTCTGGTGTTTCTCGAGCCCCTGAAACACTTGCCATGAGTTGCGTACCGTGTCACAAAATTTCAGCTCGACTTTGTCTGCGGAACATACGACGGAAAGCCGCATCCAAGCCGTGTAACTGTAGGTCTCAACTCGCCGTTCCGAGCCACGACAGCCTGGATCGTGTCTAAGACGCTGTGTGCAAGTGCCCTCAGACAGTGGCCTGTATTGGCGGCACCTCTCCTTTTCCGTGTGCAGGAACAAACACAAAAAAGTAACCCTGTATGTCGCCTTGTTTTCATTTATGAGGCGTAATGCCCATGGCCAACCAGAAACACCATGGCTACACCAAAGAGGAATATGTCTCATGGCTCTGACGTGTTGGATACTAATTCCTTGAACTGGGATATAACAATCTGtcaagaaaaaggaattattCCCAAGTAACAGGGACACGGCAAGTGATAGATTTCATTATCACAAATGACAGGATCTGATCCCAGGCGCATCACAGGCTCGTCACGTTTTAATTATCCGTGGTACTTGCTTTTGATCCAGCCGCAAAGCGCTGGCCATAACAAACAGCACCGATAGTTTCTTTTCTAGCAATTGTCTGCCGGCGTTGCAGGGTCCATCCTGCAGGAGAGATGCAAATATAGCTTTGTCTAAACCCATCAAGCGCTGGTAATGCTGAAAACGGCCGAAAACATAGAACACCTGCTTTACGCACTGATGTTGTTTTGTTCAAACGCAACACAGAGGAAAGACGGGTGTATCAGGCACTTACTGATGCGATCAGCTAAGCTGGTGTTAGGGATTGTTGCCGGACTTGAACTCAAAATTTCGTCCTGTGAAACCGTCAAGTTGCACAACTCATCAAACGAACCTGATTCCCGTTTTGAGCTTCGAAGTTCTCGTGGCTTACACGAGCAACTTTAACTTGAAAGTTTACCACAAGCCACAAGCCTGAGGTTTGTCAACAATAATGGCTCCCAGCTGGTCAATGGAGATCTTTTCCAGATCTTCAATGTCACCGTACCATTCATTCTAGCTGATCGACTCAGCTTTCTTCATGCACTGTAAATCCAACGCCCGATCTCTACCATCCAAGACTGGCTGGCACCCTTGCCCACGAGCGTGCCATTCAAACATCCTGGCCATTCCCCAAGATTGCAAATTTGTCAAGCTTGCGTATGGAGTACCCTGTCCATTCTTCGCCTCGTAAGCATCCTGGACCCTGTTCAGTGACAATTGTGTTCCTAAAGTGGATCTGAGTATTCATGTTAGTTCATAGAATTCATAAAAACATAATCGATATGTGCTGTGCTATATTTCTCGGGGAAAGGGAAAGACGCCGTCTTTTTACCTGCATCGGCGTCATCTTTGAGTGATCATTGTCAAAACGAGTATAACCCATGTATAGGCAGATTTGCCGTAGATGAGAAAAGTTAGTATGCTGAATTGAAACAACAGCTACCAGCAACAGGCACCGAACGCGTTATGACGATGTCTGCCAAACTTCGATCTGGTCAGACATGCAGGCCCCTAGTCCAAACAGTCGGAACCAATTGCTCTCTACCAGCGCGTACTGCATGAGCAGCACCAGTTCGCAGTATGCTTGGTGTTTGCAGGATCGTAAGGTGCTGCTGCAAGGCGGGCTCATACTCCCAATCGTCCCTCTGACAGTCACGAAACGATCGTTGTTCGATCCGTTCGAAAATGGTCCAAGGAGGATCGATAACTAGTATTGCTCTTTCCATAGCTATCATCAAGTGCTTCCGAAGTCGTTTCCTTTGTCTTCCTGGGACTTGGCAAGCCACACTAGCAAGCAAACAACGGGAGGTGGGGGGTCAAATAGCCGCGCGGTGCGAAGCGTCTCGAGGTTGATGTCAATGCTACCCTTGTCGAAAGGATCTAGTGAGATCGTGAGACATATGAGTGATTCAGACATCAGCACGACGCTAAAAGTCTGTTCGATAGTCGCGGTCACCTACTGCGTCTCGTATCGACTATCACGGATGGCGCTGAGCAACACCTATATACGGTAAATGAGGTAATTACCAAGACCCTAGATTCAAAGCTCAACCGCCCCGTTTTGCATGCTGATCTGCATTGTGAATTTGGGCCAACGATCGCCATTTGAAAATTTCCTATTTTCGGAAGATGATGGCCAAAATAGAATTTGAAACCCGTTAATTGACGTGGGGGGATCGACGGTGTGGTGAAGAGCCCACATTGCCAGAAGCTATCCACAAGGCTTGAGCATAGGTACTGCTATGTTTGCATTTCCTTACCTTGCATTCCCTTATCCATTGATTAGTTCAAGATTGAGTCGAAGCCCTTGTGGTAATtgaaatactaataaacaCTGCAATGATCCCCCTTACCGTGCAACGCTTGACAAATAGGATTCGAGCCGGCAGCTTCCTCGCCCTGTATCGTGTATAGTCGTAGTCAAAGGCCAGTTTAAGCCGACTGGCTTGGGAGTTTTGCGTGGAAGCCGAAAATGAGCTGGCTGGTATGACATGAGAGGCTGCAGTTCGCTCAGTGTCCAATGCCAACTACATAGAACGTGCGACAGCTATTTCCGGTTTCTGTGTTTCATGTTTTAGCTCAGTGTTTCTTTTTGGGGCTTGAATCTTAAGAGGAATCGGGTAATAACAACCGAATATCTTAGATGATAATGGCTGTCGGCGATATGATATGTTATAGAAGGGTCAGTTCTATTGTGCATGACCGAATCGCGACCGAAATCCATACTTGAGTTGAAGACATCATAAAGGGATAATGCGTCTCAGCTGAGCCTAGACCAGATCCTGGATCATGGAATATCCTTGACGGGAGCCCTTGCATTGTGGGACTGGGCCGTGAGCTGCAACATGGAACATGGGACATGGGTGCTGTCAATCCCTGCAATTTGAGCAAACAGTTTCTCTGCCCCAGACGCACGACACGCAAGGACCTCGCTACATTGTGTATTGCAATtggtgtttgtgtttgtgcTACGTATGCTGAGTGGCCTCACTGCATACTAGGCAAATGCGTTGGAGGTAAGGAAGAATTACTGTACTGCAGGTGCCCGATAGCTTGGTTCCAAGTTGCGAGCAGGCCAGTCCCGTCCCAGTCAGCCTGATAACCCAGCCGGTTGGGATAGGATAGGCACTCCAACAGCACGGAAATCGATATTGATATCGACCTCGAAGCTTGGACCTCCCATCCATTTCATGTCGGCATTGTTCTGTTTGGCTCCAGCTCAGGAGGCTAAACAAGCCCAAAAGCAACCCTGCAACCCTGCAGTGACGAGTGATTAACTGGCGGGATGGATCTCGGTATCTCTATGCTGTTCGTTCGTCGGGGCTCCCTCGTGGATGTATGGAGACCCAACAGATTCTCAGTAAATCGCTAGAGTGGCTTGCTTTTTTGCTGCGGTAGCCCGATTCTTGCAGGGTTCAACAACAACCTGAAATCCTGGGCCTAGTATGGAGACTGATGAACGAGTTGAAGTGGAATTAGAGGAGTCGGCATCCGTTGGCAGTGGAGAAGAACGGGCGACCTGACCTGCAGCTTCTATAGAGCATGCACCACTTGCACCAACTGCACTTACCTTGAATTAGATATTAGTCGTAGTTGCCCCCCGACTCTCAGGTCGTTCTTTCCAGTTAACATCTCGATGGCACTTGCCTCAAAGTcccaactcctcctcttccatcttttGCCTTTTGTGAACGAgcattcttttcttcacccTCTCTCCTCCCCAGGCCGGGGTCTTTAATTACATTCATCACGTCTCATATCTGAGCCCATTTTATCATTCAACTTGAGAAATACCCTTGTAAGATCATTTCTTTATCCGTTTCGATGCCGACCTCACTAATCGTCGGATAGAGTTTCTTATGTGTAATTGGGCGTGTTTCATACCAAAAGTTTCTCGGCTGCTCCCTTTCACACCCTCGAACGGACCAAGCATTCCATCAGCACAATCCCTTACTTTATTTCGACTTCTCCCGTTTACTATTCCTTTTTTCTACTGAGAGATCGTCCGAATCAGTGGCGCCTCGGGAATTCATTATGTCTACCGATAAGAAACTCCTCGGGAGCGTCGTTGCCTTTGAAGGCCATGTAGACACGATATCAACACAACTACGACTGCTTCCAACTTCACCACATATTCTGATACTTCCCAGCATTCAAAATTATATCTCCAATAGGGACTTGGAAAACCGCTCAGACATTCGAGTTTATGTCAAGAAAATACACGAGGCCACAGTAGCTCGTTACGAGGCTGCTCAAGCTTTCCTTCATGGTTCAACAGCAAGTGGAAGGCGACTCGTGTTTATGAACGGCGGGACCCCAAGTGCCCGAACACTTTGTATCAGAGCAATCATGGACTACGAAACAAATGGGGACTACTACCGTGCCGAGTCGCTATTCAACCAGCTAGTTAAGGATGGAGTGGTGGGCCTGGACAATCCAGTTAGAGACTGGAGAAAGCAGGACATGTATCAACCGAAGGATCAAGGGGACCAAGAACAGGAGTTCGAAGATCCCATTACACGAGCTATGCGAGCTGCCGACGCCTTGGACCGACAAACAGCATCACTTCAACCCTCCAATGAACTAGATTTGACCCTCACGCCGCGTCCGCGAAGTAACAGCTTGCCGCTCTACGGCTATGAGGACAACTTCGGAGATGATGCCCCATTCTTTGTTTTTGGTGCCGCGAATAAAGATGAAGGTGGGAGTACAGCTGATGATCCTCCGGGCTGTTCTTACTCACCCCAAGCTTGCAGGTTTTCTGCGAGGCATTATGACCGGTCTGCAGGTCGCATTTATCATGATATTTCCCATCTACAGTCTCCTTCACCTAGGACTTCTTTCCTTACATCTCCCAGTTGCATTGGCGAAGCCTACGGCTTGATGGCTGCCCCTGTATCCCCTGCCCTCGAAGGCTTGAGCCCAAGATCCGACGTTTTGAGCATCCCGTCCACAGATAATGTCGTGTACGGGGAAGCTTCATTAGTGGACATGAGGTCTCCAGGCCGCAGCCCAACTCTGCCTCGAGTCAAGTCTCTGGACAGAATCTACCCGGCCAGTCCCAGGTATCGGGATCTCTGTCTTTCTGCAGCCACTTCAGGACTTGCACGGCAACTAGAGAGTGATCCGGAGCCAGAATTGTGGAAAGCCCATCGACATTCACAATCGATAATCACAAGCCCCAAGGAGCTCGTTTCCAAAAGACGCAGCTACACAGAGGGACCCCGAACTGTTATTGTGAGAACCAATCTCCCGATCATCAAAGTGGCCCCGGTTcccttggagaagaagcgaaagccTGCACGGGCATCGTACGTGGATAGAGGCACTGATGCCGAGCACATTTCTGGACCAAAGGAGACATTCCAACCTGTACTGCCCTTCATGGAAGACCTGGTGGTGCACCTGAGGGAGGATGTCCCCGAACCTTTGCTCAATTCTGTCACCCATGGGCTTAGAATGGGCCAATTTCCCGTGGCTATTTATTCACCTACTTCCGAAACAGACGAGGGCAATGCTCTGGTTCCAGGAACACCTGAGTCCAACACTATCACAGACGTAAGCTGCGCAGAAAGCCAATACGAGGAGTTAGCTGTCACCGACCAATCTATCTTTTCGGACGAATACGATCCGTTCGCATATAATCAGTCCGTCTGGCCCAACAAGAAGCCTGCCCCAAGTGtgcccaagctcaaggttgcACGACCTCCGACACCAGTTCGGACTCCTCCACCCCTGGTTTCGGATGTCGACAGCAAGTTTCACGACCTTCGAATTAATAGCCAAGAAACAGCCATTACTGTACAGAACTCAGTGCGTTCTGTCCTCCAGGAGCACTTCCCCCCAGAAACTCAAGGCTACCGGCAATTCCAGTTTTCCCTTTTGCCAGAACTTGAAGGATTATGGAACCCAGTCTTTTGGGAGACTGGAAGTAACAATAGTTATGAACCATGCCATAGAATCGACCAGATCCTAGCTATTGGAGCCCAGAGAGGTGTGAAGAGGTACTACACTTGCGCCATCACAGGACAGCTTGAGAAGCTAGGAACAAAATGCAACGGCATGAGTCGAAGTGGCCGGCTGGACTTCAGGTATGTACTAGACTCTGCTCCATTTTGTACTGCTCAAAACTCACACTAGACAGGTACCTTCTTGCCAATGCCATGCAAGCGTATACGGCCCAGCCTTTAGCCAGCCAGGCCAAAGACAACCCTTTTGCGAATTCGTTCCTACTCGCGACTCTCATAATTCCACACCTCGAAACGTATCTCGCCCTTCACACACAGGTGAGGTATCTCCTCCTTGAATACCCGCCTGAGCATCTTGCGACGATGCTGGCTCTTCAAAAGCTTGTTGGAGTAGAGTTGATGAAGGTGGCTCagattgttgatgctggcagCAAGAGCATTCCCTTCACTCATCTACGTGGTAACTCCATCACCAGCCCAGAACAAGGACCTGTTGGGCGCTTCGGGAAGACTTTCCCACAAAACTCGGGCTCTGGCTATGACGTTACGGTTTCTGAGGCCAACTTCCTCATCACATCAACTGCAACTGATGCAGAAATCGCAACTTTTATTGCGACCATCTCCAGGATTCTGTCCAAGACTTCTGATTTCTATGTCCCTCAAGAGCCCTCAAAGAAGCCGTCCCCAAAGAAGTCCAAGCCGCCATGTATCACAGGAACATTCTCCGCTTTCCCACGTGTGCCATCGGCGACTCATAGCCCGCCCATGTCCCCGGCACTTGGGGCGTCTTTGGGAGCGGCACTATCAGGGTCATCTGCGGTTCCGAGTCGAGCCCCTTCCATCGCTGAAACCGTCAAGACAGCAAAGTCTTCCAGAAGCAAGCCAAGCCGATCATATTCAAAGCGAAACCCTTCCGCGATTGAT
Protein-coding regions in this window:
- a CDS encoding hypothetical protein (EggNog:ENOG41~BUSCO:EOG09260S2Z), whose amino-acid sequence is MESTIAPKPRPRPAHTQGTTRCAYTPDGTRLVTVGSNNTIRLYKTGSDGEPINIDDCQEQNMAVAAGDEFFVVGSEDGTVSLYSLETHTFERFLTRTVLPIRDVALSSDRQWCAVASDELSVKIVNTMDITQVKHLREHARAVRNVSFDPQGRLVALSGTDGIVYVYSLTAEEPELIRKVDGIIGAIDGDSETSTRVAWHPDGRAFAVPTPVKDIQIISKNDWEKQRTFANGHLADITAIAWSPNGALLASASKDGKVIVWETKTQSVIARYDYSNVIDIAWHPTKNIASFTTTDGEVYIYPDFLTDQFSPLLKLATQPAPFIHDPLAELSANRRPPPVNGQKQQGLPTRPRRESLGSLDSFLEGGDGYGDDDFVEDDDGAGYTVGQGQKRARDGDDVYGTSNKRRHMLEPQYHETFQPGATPWRGNRKYLCLNLIGFVWTVDQDSHHTVTVEFYDHELHRDFHFSDTFLYDKACLAEHGTLFSCPPKDDAPAVIFYRPHETWTQRHDWRIELPKDEAVTAMSLSESFITVTTSANYVRVYTLFGMPYRVYRPKSTPIVTCASWRDYVLTMGNGPMGADGNTRLLYTIENVKRDEICQNEDTVALPEGATLKSVFFSDNGDPCIYDSTGTLLTLLHWRQPSRASWVPLLDTKLMERLASGRKNESYFPIAVADNKFHCIILKGGDQYPYFPRPLLSEFDFSIPIASAPKTSKRKAREGSEDLEMADGDEDKDDEDDGSSETRKLEQQFMLHNVKAAQLRDLMEATSGSHTLRSQLSRLELDIDKTLLQLLAVECREGEERGMRALEMVQLMRDRTGRMMEAAGRVAERYGRTILGEKIREVGEKRVGGLEDDDFP
- a CDS encoding hypothetical protein (EggNog:ENOG41) translates to MQSADRDHFFETDAVQASRQRKAAKASNKNGDPVIMKSKILAAVPDPAAPLTSVFIAESAGAVRRINLETSETKTTYRGPKAPVTCLATGGQENKTVFAGSWDKDIWSWDIETAKPGRKFSGHTDFVKTIVCATVSGKHILISGGADKKIFVWDVESGKRLHTLQDPTTTMLAVQHLAIDPVLSDTTAVVFASAGSDPHIRRWKVTLDSYEQLPESFSDRPDAERLTIQEHETSIYRLVFDQMSEDADLWTASADGTAKCLARSRNFVGDDTLTHGDYVRGVLVTDQWVITAGRDENVKVWDRSSGKLYCTLVGHYEEVTDLVLLQDIDGTPRKVCSVSIDGTVRTWPLGKSELDEVVVKIQKAAEPKKEEEEKGGNVMTAEEEAELAELMDD
- a CDS encoding hypothetical protein (EggNog:ENOG41), with translation MDYETNGDYYRAESLFNQLVKDGVVGLDNPVRDWRKQDMYQPKDQGDQEQEFEDPITRAMRAADALDRQTASLQPSNELDLTLTPRPRSNSLPLYGYEDNFGDDAPFFVFGAANKDEGGSTADDPPGCSYSPQACRFSARHYDRSAGRIYHDISHLQSPSPRTSFLTSPSCIGEAYGLMAAPVSPALEGLSPRSDVLSIPSTDNVVYGEASLVDMRSPGRSPTLPRVKSLDRIYPASPRYRDLCLSAATSGLARQLESDPEPELWKAHRHSQSIITSPKELVSKRRSYTEGPRTVIVRTNLPIIKVAPVPLEKKRKPARASYVDRGTDAEHISGPKETFQPVLPFMEDLVVHLREDVPEPLLNSVTHGLRMGQFPVAIYSPTSETDEGNALVPGTPESNTITDVSCAESQYEELAVTDQSIFSDEYDPFAYNQSVWPNKKPAPSVPKLKVARPPTPVRTPPPLVSDVDSKFHDLRINSQETAITVQNSVRSVLQEHFPPETQGYRQFQFSLLPELEGLWNPVFWETGSNNSYEPCHRIDQILAIGAQRGVKRYYTCAITGQLEKLGTKCNGMSRSGRLDFRYLLANAMQAYTAQPLASQAKDNPFANSFLLATLIIPHLETYLALHTQVRYLLLEYPPEHLATMLALQKLVGVELMKVAQIVDAGSKSIPFTHLRGNSITSPEQGPVGRFGKTFPQNSGSGYDVTVSEANFLITSTATDAEIATFIATISRILSKTSDFYVPQEPSKKPSPKKSKPPCITGTFSAFPRVPSATHSPPMSPALGASLGAALSGSSAVPSRAPSIAETVKTAKSSRSKPSRSYSKRNPSAIDARSILTMYVDDSDWDQEDRRIMPLLEDKAERRKGNSHKALKFLGLS